The segment CACCTTCAACCCGGGCACCCCGATCGAGACCCGCGCCTTGCGCGGCCTCAGCCTGGAGATCCCGAGCGGCCAGTTCGTGGCTGTGATCGGCTCCAACGGCGCCGGCAAATCGACCTTCCTGAACGCGATCAGCGGCGACCAGATGGTCGACTCGGGCCGCATCACCATCGATGACACCGACGTCACGCGCCAGCCCGCATGGGACCGCGCCCACCTGGTGGCCCGCGTGTTCCAGGACCCGATGGCCGGCACCTGCGAGGCGCTGACGATCGAGGAGAACATGGCCCTGGCCATGGCCCGCGGCAGCCGCCGCGGCTTCCGCCCGGCGCTGAACCGCACCTCGCGCGAGCTGTTCCGCGAGAAGCTGCGCCTGCTCAACCTGGGCCTGGAAAACCGCCTGACCGACCGCATCGGCCTGCTCTCCGGCGGCCAGCGCCAGGCGGTGAGCCTGCTGATGGCTTCGCTGCAGCCGTCGCGCATCCTGCTGCTGGACGAGCACACCGCCGCGCTGGACCCGAAGACCGCGGCCTTCGTGCTGGAGCTGACCGCGCGCATCGTCGAGGAGAGCAAGCTGACCACGATGATGGTGACGCACAGCATGCGCCAGGCGCTGGACTATGGGCAGCGCACGGTGATGCTGCACCAGGGGCAGGTGGTGCTGGACGTGTCGGGCGACAAGCGCAAGGGCCTGGATGTGCCGGACCTGCTGAAGATGTTTGAGCAGACGCGGCACGAGCAGCTGGATGATGATGCGCTCTTGCTGGGTTGAAGACGGCGGGCAATGAAGACGGGGAGCCAGGCGGCTCCCCTTTTTCATGCCAGTGCGCGACGCTTCAGTCGATAGTGATATGCCGCTGCCGAATCACGCCGGCCCAGCGCGCGCTTTCCTTCTGGATGGTGGTGGCAAGCTGCTGCGGCGTGCCGCCGGCCGCTTCCATCCCCAGCGTTGCCAGCTTTTCCTTCAGCGTCGCATCAGCCAGCACTGCATCAACATGCTGACTGAGCTTGCGCACGATCTCCGCGGGCGTACCGGCCGGGGCCATCAGCGCATACCACGACAACGCCTCGAACTTCGGAAAGCCCTGTTCGGCGATGGTCGGTACATCGGGCAGCACCGCCGAGCGCTTGGCGCTGGCCACACCCAGCGGGCGCAGCTTGCCGGCCTTGATATAGGGCAGCGCCGCCGACATCTGCGCGAACATCATCGTCACCTGGCCGCCGACCACATCGGTCATGGCCGGGCTGATGCCCTTGTACGGCACGTGGTTCAGCTTGACATGGGCATCCAGCTGCAGCAGTTCGCCGGCCAGGTGCGCCTGGCTGCCGGCGCCGGGCGAAGCAAAGCTCAGCTCACCCGGCTTCTGCCCGGCCAGCTTGAGCAGTTCCGCCAGCGATTTGACTGGCGTGGCCGCATTGACCACCAGCACGTTCTCGGCGGTGGCCAGCATCGCCACCGGCGCCAGATCGGCCGGCTTGTACGGCAGGTTCGGCATCAGCGTGGGGTTCACCGCGATATTGCCGACCGGCACCAGCGCCAGCGTATAGCCGTCGGGCGCGGCCTTGGCCACCATGTCGACGCCGATGGTGCCGGCAGCGCCGGCCTTGTTCTCCACCAGCACGCTCTGGCCGGTGGCCTTGGCGATGCCTTCGCCAACCGCGCGGCCGAGCACATCGGCGGGCCCGCCGGCGGCGAACGGCACCACGATGCGCACCGGCTTGGCGGGGTACCCAGGCGGCTGGGCCAGCGCGGGTGCGGCAGCGAGCCACGGGGCGCAGGCCGCGATGCAGGCAAGCATGCAGCGCATGGCCATGCGTCGAAGGACAGGTTTTACGGCGGGCTTCACGGCAGCTTCCACATCAGGTTTCACAGCGGTCTTCATGACGGTTTCCCCTATTTGGCAGTGATCAGGCTTGGCTCCCCCACCGCGCCGGCAGTCTAGTTATCGTGCTTGGCCGTGCCCGGTCCGGCATCGGTCAGCGCAAACCCCGCCTGGTCCGCTTCGCGTGCGAGTTCAGGCAGAACGGCATAGTCGGCCGGTTGCACCGGCGCAAAGCGCGCCAGCCCCAGCATGGACAGCAACGCGGTCCCCGTTGCACCCTCATGCAGCGTCAGCAGCGCGGCACGCACGTACGCGCACTCGTGCGGGTCGGCCTGCGCCGAGGCGACCAGCGGCGGGATCGGCGCGGCCGGGGTCACCTCCAGCGTTTTCAGCCGGCCCGCGAGCCCGGGTTCGAAGCGGCGCAGCAGGTCCAGCACATAGCTATCGACCACTCCCGCCTCGGCGTCCCCGCCGATGACCGCGTCAATGACCTCGCGCGGTGTCGGCGTGGGTGCGGCGGCAGGCCGGTACAGCGCACGGGTGCCGGCCGGCGCCAGCCGCATCAGGTGATGGCGCGGCGCGTTGTAGCCCGAGTTGGACTCAGGCAGCATGCATGCCAGCCGAGCGCCGAAGGTCTGCGCCAGCGCCTGCACCGGCGCGTCAGCACGCACGATGAATTCGCTGAAGTAGACCGGGCGCCCGCCGTAGCGCGCCAGCGCCGGCACCGGCGCGGCCAGCAATTGCGGCGTTACCGGCGCGCTGGCATAGGGATAGCCGCACATGAATACGCAGCCGCAGTCCGGCCGCGCCCACAACGCGTTGACCGGGGCCGGCGCGGGATGTTCGACATACGGCAGGTCCACGCCTGCGCGGTCGGCCACGTGCACCAACAGCGCTCGCCACGCCTGCTCCACCGGCGCGCTGACCGAGTACATGCGGGCGTTGGCGATCATGCGTAGAGCAACCTCTGGCCCAGGCCGCGGCTCTCGGCCTTCTTCAGGATGGCGTGGCCCAGCGCGATATCGCTCAGCGACAGGCCGCGGTGCCAGAACAGGTTGGTCTCGTCGTCGCTCTGGCGGCCCGGCTTGCGCCCGGCGACGATCTCGCCCAGCTCGGCATAGAGCGTCTGTTCCGACAGCTTGCCGGCTTCCACATGCGCGCGCAGCGAGCCGAACATGCCGCCCTTGCACTGGCCCCAGTCATCCACCACCATCCTGGTCATGATGTCGGTCAGCGACAGCTCGACCGCGCTCATGGTGCCGTACGGCACGACAAAGGCGCCGGGCTTGATCCACTCGGTCTTCAGCATCGGCGTCGGCCGCTCCAGGCGCGAAGCCTCGATCACGATATCGGCACCGCGCACGCACGACTCCCAGTCTTCGGTGACGACGATCTTCTTGCCCAGATCGCGCTCCAGCCTCGCGGCGAAGGCATTGCGGCTTTCGGGGCGGCGCGAGTGCACGCGGATCTCGTCGAAGTCGAACAGGCTGTCGAGCAGGCGCACATTCCAGTAGGAGGTGCCGCGCGCGCCGATATGGCCCAGCACCTTGCTGTTGCGGCGCGCCAGATGCTTGGCGCCGAGCGCGGTCAGCGCGCCGGTGCGGGCATCGGTAATGAAGGTGGCATCGATCATCGCCACCGGCATGCCGGTGCGCGGATCGAACAGGTTGAGCATCGCCATTTCCGATGGCAGCCCGAGCTTGTAGTTGTCGACGAAGTCGCCGACGATCTTGACGCCTGCCAGCCCCAGCGGCGCCACATAGCCGCGCAACACGTTGAAGTGGCCGTTGAAGGCGGGGTCGGGAATCAGGTGCACGCGTGGCTCGATCACGGTCTGGCCGTTGCCCTGCGCCACCAGCGCCTGCTCGACCGCGTCGAGGATCTCGGCGTCGGTCATTTCCAGGCGCGCGATGTCCTTGCCGTTGATGTAGGTGAGATGGATGTCGCTCATACAGTCTCCTGCCTCCGGGATGGAAAACCCTGCACATCGCTGGTGCGTGCCCTGCGGCGCGCGGCGTGTGTCGATGGAGTTCAGTGTAGGTATGGCGCCATTGACTGTCATATGCTTATATGTCCGCCAGCCTTAACATCAGGTTAATGCCATGAAAATGAACCTGCGCCAGATCGAGGTGTTCCGCGCGGTCATGCTGACCGGCTCGATCAGCGGTGCGTCCAAGCTGCTGTACGTGTCGCAGCCGGCCATCAGCCGGCTGATGTCGCACACCGAGCAACGCCTCGGCCTGGAGTTATTCCGCCGCACCAAGGGGCGCCTCTACCCTACGCCGGAAGCGCGGCGCCTGCTGGGCGAGGTGAATGCGGTCTACGAAGGGATCGAGCGCGTCAACGAGATCGCCGAGGACCTCGCGGCCAACCGCACCGGCAGCCTGCGCCTCACATGCAGCCCCAACCTGGGCCAGACCGTGCTGCCGCGCGCCATCGCGAGCTTTCGCGCCGCGCACCCGGCGGTGCGCGTGGTGGTGCGAACGCAGATCCCCGGCAATATGCTGCGCGCGTTACTGTCGGGACAGGTGGACCTGGCCGTGTCGAACATGCCGCTGGTGCACCCCAACCTGGAGGCGCGCCTGCTGGTAAAGAACGCGATCGTGGCACTGGTGCCGGTGGATCACCGGCTGGCCACGCGGACTTGGGTGCGCCCGGCCGAGCTGGTCGGAGAAGACCTGATCGGCTACGGACCGGACGTCCCGTTCGGATTGCTGGTCCGCGAGATGTTCGGCAGCGAGGGCAACCAGCCCGATATGCGGGTGCAGGTGGAGCAGGCGCACGTGGCGCGCGCGCTGGCGCAGGCCGGCGCCGGCATCGCGCTGGTCGATGCCATGACCGTGTTCGGCCAGAGCTGGCCCAATATCGTTGCGGTGCCGATACGCACCAAGGTCAATGCCTCGGTGCAGATCTTCCATGTGCAGACCGAACCGCTGTCGCGGCTGTCGCTGGAATTCGTGGATACGCTGACGGGGATGATGAAGGGCTAGTGGTTCTTTACTGAAGCCTCAGACCGTTGCCGCCTTGTCCAGCCAGCGCGTCAGCTGGTCCGTCACCGCCGAACTCGAAAACGAGCAGCTATCCTGCGCGAACACTGCCGACATCTCGAGCCGGCGCAGCAGCTCTTCCATCGCCTGCCCGTAGACCGGCGGCAGCGCCAGCCCGGTACCGGCTTCGCGCCATGCGCGCACCAGGTCGCCAGCGGGCATCGATCCGGCCAGGTGCTGGTCCAGTGCGGCACGCATGCGCGCCAGTGCTTCGTTGTTGGCGGCGCTCATAAACGTGCCCTCCTTTCCTTGTACAGTTCGCGGAACGTGCGGCCCGACGGGGCCGGCATGTCGCGGGTTTCGGTCCAGCCCTTGCCCGCCATCGGCAGGCTGGCAATCAGCTTGTTGCTGCCACCCATGCGGCCCAGCAGCCAGGCGCCGATGCGGGTGGCAAAGGCATACAGCTCCGGGCGTTTGGCGACGTAGCCCCACGCCTGCAGCGCGAAGCGCTCCTGCCATGGGCGCAGCCCGCGCTCCATCTGCTTCTCGCGCAGCTTGCGCAGCAGGTCCGACAGCGGGATCGATGCCGGGCACACGCGGTTGCACTCGCCGCACATGGTCGCCGCCTGCGGCAGGTCGATCGCATTGGCCAGGCCGACGTAGCTGGGCGTCAGCACGCTGCCCATCGGGCCCGGATAGACCCAGCCATACGCGTGGCCGCCGATCTTCTGGTAGACCGGACAGTGGTTCATGCAGGCGCCGCAGCGGATGCAGCGCAGCATCTCCTGGAAGTCGCCGCCGATCAGCCCGGTGCGGCCGCCATCGACCAGCACGAAGTACATGTGCTCGGGGCCGTCGCGCTCGCCCTCGGCGCGCGGGCCGGTCAGCAGCGAGAAGTAGTTCGAGATGGCCTGGCCGGTGGCCGAGCGCGGCAGCAGGCGCATCACCGTGGCCAGGTCTTCCAGCGTCGGCAGCACCTTTTCGATGCCGGTCACGGCCACGTGCACGCGCGGCATCACCGTGCACATGCCTTCGTTGCCCTCGTTGGTGACCACCGCCACCGAGCCGGTCTCGGCAATGATGAAGTTGCCGCCGGTGACGCCCATGTCAGCGCTCAGGAACTCGGGGCGCAGCACTTCGCGCGCCTCGCGCGTCATCTCCGGGATCTCGGTCAGCCGCGGCTTGTGGTGGACCCTGGCGAACAGGTCGGCGATCTCGTCCTTGTCCTTGTGCACCACCGGCGCAATGATGTGCGACGGCGGTTCCGAGTCGTTGATCTGCAGGATGTATTCGCCCAGGTCGGTCTCGATGCTCTGCACGCCCATCTCGCCCAGCACCTGGTTCAGCCGCATTTCCTCGGTCACCATGGACTTGCTCTTGATGACCTTCTTCACGCCATGCTTCTGCGCGATCTCGGCCACCAGGCGCGCGGCATCGGCAGTGGTCTCGGCAAACAGCACCGTGGCGCCGCGCTTCGTCGCGTTCTCTTCGAAGGTGGCCAGCCAGACGTCGAGGTTTTCC is part of the Cupriavidus necator genome and harbors:
- a CDS encoding ABC transporter ATP-binding protein — its product is MLRAQDLKLTFNPGTPIETRALRGLSLEIPSGQFVAVIGSNGAGKSTFLNAISGDQMVDSGRITIDDTDVTRQPAWDRAHLVARVFQDPMAGTCEALTIEENMALAMARGSRRGFRPALNRTSRELFREKLRLLNLGLENRLTDRIGLLSGGQRQAVSLLMASLQPSRILLLDEHTAALDPKTAAFVLELTARIVEESKLTTMMVTHSMRQALDYGQRTVMLHQGQVVLDVSGDKRKGLDVPDLLKMFEQTRHEQLDDDALLLG
- a CDS encoding LutB/LldF family L-lactate oxidation iron-sulfur protein — encoded protein: MQVHSMEFKARAGQKLADQRLQQNLKKLSTKFVTARADAIRDIDFDATREALKERRDRALENLDVWLATFEENATKRGATVLFAETTADAARLVAEIAQKHGVKKVIKSKSMVTEEMRLNQVLGEMGVQSIETDLGEYILQINDSEPPSHIIAPVVHKDKDEIADLFARVHHKPRLTEIPEMTREAREVLRPEFLSADMGVTGGNFIIAETGSVAVVTNEGNEGMCTVMPRVHVAVTGIEKVLPTLEDLATVMRLLPRSATGQAISNYFSLLTGPRAEGERDGPEHMYFVLVDGGRTGLIGGDFQEMLRCIRCGACMNHCPVYQKIGGHAYGWVYPGPMGSVLTPSYVGLANAIDLPQAATMCGECNRVCPASIPLSDLLRKLREKQMERGLRPWQERFALQAWGYVAKRPELYAFATRIGAWLLGRMGGSNKLIASLPMAGKGWTETRDMPAPSGRTFRELYKERRARL
- a CDS encoding ornithine cyclodeaminase family protein yields the protein MSDIHLTYINGKDIARLEMTDAEILDAVEQALVAQGNGQTVIEPRVHLIPDPAFNGHFNVLRGYVAPLGLAGVKIVGDFVDNYKLGLPSEMAMLNLFDPRTGMPVAMIDATFITDARTGALTALGAKHLARRNSKVLGHIGARGTSYWNVRLLDSLFDFDEIRVHSRRPESRNAFAARLERDLGKKIVVTEDWESCVRGADIVIEASRLERPTPMLKTEWIKPGAFVVPYGTMSAVELSLTDIMTRMVVDDWGQCKGGMFGSLRAHVEAGKLSEQTLYAELGEIVAGRKPGRQSDDETNLFWHRGLSLSDIALGHAILKKAESRGLGQRLLYA
- a CDS encoding tripartite tricarboxylate transporter substrate binding protein, which produces MKTAVKPDVEAAVKPAVKPVLRRMAMRCMLACIAACAPWLAAAPALAQPPGYPAKPVRIVVPFAAGGPADVLGRAVGEGIAKATGQSVLVENKAGAAGTIGVDMVAKAAPDGYTLALVPVGNIAVNPTLMPNLPYKPADLAPVAMLATAENVLVVNAATPVKSLAELLKLAGQKPGELSFASPGAGSQAHLAGELLQLDAHVKLNHVPYKGISPAMTDVVGGQVTMMFAQMSAALPYIKAGKLRPLGVASAKRSAVLPDVPTIAEQGFPKFEALSWYALMAPAGTPAEIVRKLSQHVDAVLADATLKEKLATLGMEAAGGTPQQLATTIQKESARWAGVIRQRHITID
- a CDS encoding LysR substrate-binding domain-containing protein, which encodes MKMNLRQIEVFRAVMLTGSISGASKLLYVSQPAISRLMSHTEQRLGLELFRRTKGRLYPTPEARRLLGEVNAVYEGIERVNEIAEDLAANRTGSLRLTCSPNLGQTVLPRAIASFRAAHPAVRVVVRTQIPGNMLRALLSGQVDLAVSNMPLVHPNLEARLLVKNAIVALVPVDHRLATRTWVRPAELVGEDLIGYGPDVPFGLLVREMFGSEGNQPDMRVQVEQAHVARALAQAGAGIALVDAMTVFGQSWPNIVAVPIRTKVNASVQIFHVQTEPLSRLSLEFVDTLTGMMKG
- a CDS encoding phosphate/phosphite/phosphonate ABC transporter substrate-binding protein, translated to MIANARMYSVSAPVEQAWRALLVHVADRAGVDLPYVEHPAPAPVNALWARPDCGCVFMCGYPYASAPVTPQLLAAPVPALARYGGRPVYFSEFIVRADAPVQALAQTFGARLACMLPESNSGYNAPRHHLMRLAPAGTRALYRPAAAPTPTPREVIDAVIGGDAEAGVVDSYVLDLLRRFEPGLAGRLKTLEVTPAAPIPPLVASAQADPHECAYVRAALLTLHEGATGTALLSMLGLARFAPVQPADYAVLPELAREADQAGFALTDAGPGTAKHDN